A genomic segment from Necator americanus strain Aroian chromosome III, whole genome shotgun sequence encodes:
- a CDS encoding hypothetical protein (NECATOR_CHRIII.G12038.T1) yields MTRGKHQHLAPPSKVAKVNRLRFFGHILRRPADRPVQRVLRSSSGSSWKKPPGRKRKFWTEVVKAENGSSGLRW; encoded by the coding sequence atgacacgtggaaaacatcaacatcttgcaccgccatcgaaagtggctaaagtaaatcgtcttcgcttctttggtcatatattaaggagaccggcagatcgccctgttcaacgagttctgaggagttcgtcgggttcgagctggaagaagccacctggccgaaaacggaagttctggactgaggtggtgaaagccgaaaacggaagttctggactgaggtggtga